From a region of the Trichoderma atroviride chromosome 6, complete sequence genome:
- a CDS encoding uncharacterized protein (EggNog:ENOG41) gives MSRSIGFFLRTFPIAPSARAIPGLQSFSTLGATLLKTLPPRPKPPPDSEIEESYLKGSGPGGQKINKTNSAVQLKHIPTGIVVKSQATRSRSQNRKQAREILAQKVDEFFNGDQSRSSIVGAIKKKKADSAAKKSRRKYRRLEEGDEEANAEVAATLEDSPDEIAEQSSDTSKETSNSPSNSATDTNNSQPGQDSQHRHS, from the exons ATGTCACGCTCCATTGGCTTCTTTCTAAGAACCTTTCCCATCGCACCATCGGCCAGAGCCATCCCGGGCCTTCAATCTTTCAGCACCCTCGGCGCCACTCTTTTGAAGACGCTCCCGCCCCGTCCAAAACCTCCCCCGGACTCCGAAATCGAAGAATCCTACCTCAAAGGCAGCGGCCCCGGCGGCCAAAAGATT AATAAAACCAATTCCGCAGTCCAGCTCAAGCACATCCCCACCGGCATCGTCGTAAAGTCCCAAGCCACTCGATCACGCAGCCAGAACCGCAAACAAGCTCGAGAGATATTGGCGCAGAAGGTGGATGAATTCTTCAATGGCGACCAGAGCCGCTCTTCCATAGTTGGGGcgataaagaagaagaaagcagatAGCGCGGCCAAGAAGAGTCGGCGAAAGTACAGGCGATTGGAAGAGGGAGACGAAGAGGCCAACGCCGAAGTCGCCGCCACCCTCGAAGATAGTCCGGACGAGATTGCCGAACAAAGTAGTGACACAAGTAAAGAGACAAGTAATAGTCCCAGCAATAGTGCCACTGACACCAATAACAGCCAACCTGGGCAGGATTCCCAACATAGGCATTCATAA
- a CDS encoding uncharacterized protein (EggNog:ENOG41~TransMembrane:1 (o32-53i)), whose protein sequence is MASWSLKKMVEQKMLQFDVTFATYMFTPMEKFFFYSVLFLLISLTSIAATLYLPQHVSLLAGRAWYYINGETIDIAAFARNVFDGALGAGKGAAAVVREL, encoded by the exons ATGGCGTCTTGGAGTctcaagaagatggtggAGCAGAAGATGCTCCAATTCGACGTGACGTTCGCAACGTACATGTTTACGCCAATGGAGAAGTTCTTTTTCT ATTCGGTCCTCTTCCTGCTCATCAGCCTGACCTCCATCGCCGCAACCCTGTACCTCCCGCAACACGTCTCCCTTCTTGCCGGCCGCGCGTGGTACTACATCAACGGCGAGACGATTGACATTGCGGCGTTTGCGAGAAATGTCTTTGACGGGGCGCTGGGAGCTGGCAAGGGCGCTGCGGCGGTTGTGAGAGAGCTATAA
- a CDS encoding uncharacterized protein (BUSCO:EOG092D4J3B) gives MASNTAEAMAQMSLVVEFSGGLEMLFSDIRRHALTLPAKDKDGSPSTIAYLIHHLCEHVMKDTRRELFVLDGHLRPGILVLINDADWELEGEEEYELKSGDNILFVSTLHGG, from the exons ATGGCCTCAAACACTGCTGAAGCAATGGCGCAAATGTCCCTCGTCGTAGAGTTCTC AGGTGGCCTCGAGATGCTCTTCTCGGACATACGCCGCCACGCCCTCACTCTGCctgccaaggacaaggacggcagcCCTTCCACTATTGCATATTTGATACATCATCTTTGCGAGCATGTGATGAAGGACACCCGCAGGGAGCTTTTCGTCCTGGACGGCCATCT ACGGCCAGGCATTCTGGTTCTCATCAACGATGCGGACTGGGAGCTggagggggaagaagagtatGAGCTGAAGAGTGGCGACAACATTCTCTTCGTATCAACCCTGCACGGTGGCTAG
- a CDS encoding uncharacterized protein (EggNog:ENOG41), whose translation MAVAAQPQANPSWSRWPQHTPSSFSIMSSPAFTSYDPRTQVSSQMQRQVSAPYLMGSTYNHSPISAVSPPQYQSHSAFSYVPYHSPPPSTPLGSPFKTEFREHPYMITEASVVDQRNLQSMKEYQPYSPISRRESVSSNTHSPITPGPATPDSCTSASLSLSPATPSSVIAARLDKAKTLAYNETLDPADKIEFRTEVDELMKAIQGSRAKEDHQQPPTPAPTPEHVATPPSTLPTRRGKPRKQWVCDGPNCGRAFTQKTHRDIHQRTHTGYRPYVCPKANCGLSFSQRGNLRTHVRRHTGEKPYRCSQCTKCFAQRGNLRSHEETHKGLKPFVCRLDNCNKAFSQLGNMKTHQNNFHKATLQRLIALFVQFSEEGEVPEDYRELFDYFQKHYKNSNKGVKGRGKTRAVTARGPLRSIASQVSQLALPAQDPMMSSSPYAIPPGSTNILSSVLRNPNPSYSLYGPGSPPHLGPSSHLPY comes from the exons ATGGCAGTCGCAGCTCAACCGCAAGCCAATCCCAGCTGGAGTCGGTGGCCTCAGCACACGCCATCAAGCTTTTCCATCATGAGCTCTCCGGCATTCACATCCTATGATCCCAGAACTCAAGTCAGCAGCCAGATGCAGCGTCAAGTATCCGCCCCATATCTAATGGGCTCGACCTACAACCACTCACCAATCTCTGCCGTCTCGCCTCCCCAATATCAGAGCCACAGCGCATTTTCTTATGTGCCATACCATAGCCCACCACCATCAACCCCTCTCGGCTCACCATTCAAGACCGAATTTCGAGAGCATCCTTACATGATCACTGAGGCCTCTGTTGTTGACCAACGCAATCTCCAGTCTATGAAAGAATACCAGCCCTATTCTCCCATATCGAGGAGAGAATCGGTTTCTTCTAATACCCATAGCCCCATCACTCCAGGTCCCGCTACTCCAGATTCTTGcacttcagcttctctttcccttAGTCCAGCTACTCCAAGTTCTGTCATTGCAGCTCGActtgacaaggccaagacacTTGCTTATAACGAGACACTTGATCCAGCGGACAAGATCGAATTCAGAACCGAAGTTGACGAGCTTATGAAGGCTATACAAGGATCTCGAGCAAAGGAGGATCATCAGCAACCTCCCACGCCTGCCCCTACGCCGGAGCATGTTGCGACACCCCCTTCGACGCTTCCTACTCGAAGAGGGAAGCCTAGAAAGCAATGGGTCTGCGATGGTCCCAACTGTGGCAGAGCCTTCACCCAAAAGACGCACCGTGACATTCACCAACGAACACACACTGGTTATAGACCATAT GTCTGCCCTAAAGCCAACTGCGGCCTTAGTTTTTCGCAGCGCGGAAATCTCAGG ACTCATGTGCGCCGCCATACGGGCGAAAAACCATACCGTTGCAGCCAGTGCACCAAATGCTTTGCTCAGCGAGGAAATCTTCGATCTCATGAAGAGACTCACAAAGGCTTGAAGCCATTTGTCTGCCGGCTTGATAATTGCAACAAGGCGTTTTCTCAGCTGGGTAATATGAAG ACTCATCAGAACAACTTTCACAAGGCCACTCTTCAAAGACTTATCGCCCTCTTTGTACAATTCTCAGAGGAAGGTGAAGTGCCCGAGGACTATCGAGAGCTTTTTGATTACTTCCAGAAGCACTACAAAAACAGCAACAAAGGCGTTAAAGGTCGGGGAAAGACTCGCGCCGTGACGGCCCGCGGGCCTCTGCGTTCTATCGCCTCTCAGGTATCTCAGCTGGCTCTACCAGCCCAAGATCCTATGATGTCGTCTTCGCCATATGCCATACCCCCAGGCTCCACCAACATCTTGAGCAGCGTGCTTCGCAACCCCAACCCCTCCTACAGCCTGTATGGGCCAGGATCACCACCACACCTGGGGCCGTCAAGCCACTTGCCATATTAG
- a CDS encoding uncharacterized protein (TransMembrane:1 (o41-61i)), with the protein MDAEMLARELDPVGQSRYETHFSNQGGHQRTKKGRGSSPRIWYTPCLAQAILLSLLVLYSVKMWFIHVKSPAVSCRREAGNHGRHLEQNGPSHAPARIHPWPLQPLLGSVFSARLIWTLNGWEETTDKFAFFLLFPFERFSRIRYTVLFTSPEHISLLPLPKQQWKKGGGGDMSFVKLTVANSQGY; encoded by the coding sequence ATGGATGCAGAGATGCTAGCCAGGGAATTGGACCCGGTTGGTCAGTCACGTTACGAGACGCACTTTTCGAACCAGGGTGGGCACcagagaacaaaaaagggaagaggGTCAAGTCCCCGTATTTGGTACACCCCGTGCTTAGCACAAGCCATTCTGCTATCTCTGCTTGTACTGTACAGTGTTAAGATGTGGTTTATCCATGTGAAAAGTCCTGCAGTATCTTGTCGCAGAGAGGCTGGAAACCATGGCAGACACCTTGAGCAGAATGGCCCATCTCATGCACCTGCAAGGATACATCCATGGCCATTACAACCTCTTTTGGGCTCTGTGTTTTCAGCTCGTCTGATCTGGACATTGAACGGGTGGGAGGAGACGACAGACaagtttgctttttttcttcttttcccttttgagCGCTTCTCAAGAATCCGGTACACTGTTCTGTTCACTAGTCCGGAGCACATATCGCTTCTGCCATTACCGAAGCAGCAgtggaaaaaaggggggggcgGGGATATGTCCTTCGTCAAGTTAACAGTGGCCAACTCACAAGGTTATTGA
- a CDS encoding uncharacterized protein (EggNog:ENOG41) — protein sequence MSFRGTLPSGQAYPGHDEQQQQQQQQQQQHHHLNQHHQQQQQQMYGHPAGAYFSPQMQQQMAQPQSQNQQQQQFQHHGQQSMYAGGMGHEQQFYHHQNPQRQPQHGMYMQPQQFQQPAHQHQPPMSAYNVGFNGYPEYNASAQVGGHQGHHLQQATNQYLPPSNVWQQHHQQPQQQPQQQQPQRQQMTPQPMQHQPLPNQRLPHQPLPHQALQQQQQQHQQQQHHSMQQPLQQVHRQQQHQPSPVYHSQSPAPSLPPQPSPIRTPAPPPPRPQATPQPSQYHSPVPQPSPQREQQRPQQGEQQQQQQYRQPTPQQQHQQQPRQQSHTPVPQQQTPVPVPQQQPPIPQSQPPIPQSQPLIPPQSQIPAPQPTQSVEQQPQQDVPPDPPQQPQFVHPSELQQEPVHYVNMQDIQKQPSMTYLPISTATLSNIPVASHEKPKESIVKPPPPSAAPIKQEKQEDGSIPTRVLQQAPDGRIKPSPHSSMTNSPSLSMRSPSITKKSPAITPKPRPVNTAPLMIAIAEECLEKARIASHDVAMALCPNQVSEYQELIATALSCLEAALQGNNQLAPREEARVRLRYAALLQEETENLMEAETALAKGITLCDKHRLFDLKYCMQYLMLKVLFQRNHKAALKAVDGHISNCEVFKHVQWYYAFRLLKASFYLGVGITDAGALENIRSIQNVANTRGDTALSVLASLIEGFTLLKTAKDGNMEKIQACIAQVAKYQFDPSVQITQLTMLTLLLEVAASLHHQNPDHTAQKLRQLQTCLDDCEDWHNVKSDFLVPIKKELSAAKTVSGDTQAILRLGEGEGEMDHLVMTFMTKVELRSLVFTISGLVNFHKPSSQGRRSTEFWKEGLKILQTWDSSTAGIPYGAPVPLNVAIKQRAWRTEAQAYLNVLLGLVAASHCQWSDVKQMVQTLGSLVSPSTQPTVRLLAIYLKGVYFQGIGQLQQALDIFLNNQFAVQQQGSTGIKAGHQEIALLAGLNRLWIMQHPSCRNDQTTQDLIEQLQPHCTNHTNIDLRTAWHNVMAAIVTDPPQQLNQQKQHIHAAMAGSKVTSNVLGAAVTLCIMRSRFFENVIGEQALKSARAAAKQAQRSGNVLWQSVADGMLAQSYEVQGHRDEAKQEWDKATEEARDAFSRSL from the exons ATGTCGTTCCGAGGGACGCTGCCTTCGGGACAGGCCTATCCAGGCCACGatgaacagcagcagcagcagcagcagcaacagcagcaacatcatcacctgaatcagcatcaccagcagcagcagcagcagatgtaCGGCCACCCGGCTGGGGCCTACTTCTCGCCGCAGATGCAACAGCAGATGGCGCAGCCGCAGAGCcagaaccagcagcagcagcagttccaACACCATGGCCAGCAGTCCATGTATGCGGGCGGCATGGGCCACGAGCAGCAGTTCTATCACCACCAGAAcccgcagcggcagcctcagcacggcatgtacatgcagccgcagcagttCCAGCAGCCGGCGCATCAGCACCAACCGCCAATGTCGGCATACAACGTTGGCTTCAACGGGTACCCCGAGTACAATGCTTCAGCGCAAGTCGgaggccaccaaggccatcatTTGCAGCAGGCGACGAACCAATATCTACCGCCGAGTAACGTATGgcaacagcatcatcagcagccgcaacagcagccgcaacagcaacagccccagcggcagcagatgACACCGCAGCCGATGCAGCATCAGCCTCTTCCCAACCAACGTCTTCCGCACCAACCTCTCCCTCATCAggctttgcagcagcaacaacaacaacaccagcagcaacagcaccattcgatgcagcagcctctccaaCAGGTCCAtcggcaacaacaacatcaaccatCTCCTGTATATCATTCGCAGTCGCCCGCGCCGTCTCTTCCACCACAGCCATCGCCTATTCGAActcccgcgccgccgcccccACGACCGCAAGCTACTCCCCAGCCGTCACAATACCATTCACCTGTGCCTCAGCCGTCGCCGCAGAGAGAGCAACAGCGACCGCAGCaaggagagcagcagcagcaacaacaatatCGACAGCCTactccgcagcagcagcatcagcagcaaccgCGGCAGCAGTCGCATACTCCCgtgcctcagcagcagactCCTGTACCTGTACCCCAACAGCAACCTCCCATACCTCAGTCGCAACCTCCTATACCTCAGTCGCAGCCTCTTATACCTCCTCAGTCGCAAATTCCCGCCCCTCAGCCGACCCAGAGCGTTgaacagcagcctcagcaagATGTACCTCCCGATCCTCCGCAGCAACCTCAATTCGTTCATCCCTCAGAGCTCCAGCAGGAACCGGTACACTATGTCAATATGCAAGATATTCAAAAACAGCCGTCGATGACCTATTTACCTATATCAACGGCGACGTTATCGAATATCCCGGTTGCCAGCCATGAAAAGCCTAAAGAGTCTATTGTCAAGCCGCCACCTCCCAGTGCAGCTCCAATCAAGCAAGAGAAGCAGGAAGATGGCTCTATACCGACTCGGGTACTTCAACAAGCGCCCGATGGTCGCATTAAACCCAGTCCACACTCTTCAATGACAAACTCACCCTCGCTTTCCATGAGATCTCCGAGTATCACGAAGAAGTCACCTGCAATAACACCTAAACCTCGACCTGTCAACACAGCACCCTTAATGATAGCCATTGCAGAAGAGTGCCTTGAAAAAGCGCGAATCGCCTCGCACGATGTAGCCATGGCGTTGTGTCCAAACCAAGTGAGCGAGTACCAGGAGTTAATAGCAACGGCGCTATCGTGTCTAGAGGCTGCTTTGCAAGGCAACAACCAACTTGCGCCGCGAGAGGAGGCGCGTGTACGATTGCGATATGCTGCGCTTTTACAGGAAGAGACGGAGAATTTAATGGAGGCTGAGACAGCTTTGGCAAAGGGAATTACGCTTTGCGACAAG CACCGTTTGTTTGATTTAAAGTATTGCATGCAGTATCTCATGTTGAAGGTCTTATTCCAGAGGAATCATAAAGCGGCATTAAAAGCGGTAGACGGTCACATTTCTAATTGCGAAGT ATTTAAACATGTACAGTGGTATTACGCCTTTCGGTTATTAAAAGCTTCCTTTTATCTTGGTGTTGGGATTACAGACGCTGGTGCCCTCGAAAACATACGATCTATTCAAAATGTCGCCAATACCAGAGGCGACACTGCGCTCTCTGTTCTCGCCTCACTAATAGAGGGCTTCACTCTTCTCAAGACGGCCAAGGACGGCAACATGGAAAAGATACAAGCCTGCATCGCACAGGTCGCCAAATATCAATTTGACCCATCAGTGCAGATAACGCAGCTCACCATGTTGACTCTGCTACTAGAAGTTGCTGCAAGCCTGCATCATCAGAACCCGGACCACACAGCCCAGAAATTACGGCAGCTACAGACGTGCCTAGATGACTGCGAGGACTGGCATAATGTCAAATCTGATTTTCTGGTACCGATCAAGAAGGAGTTGTCTGCAGCCAAGACTGTAAGCGGTGACACTCAGGCGATTCTTCGCTTGGGCGAAGGTGAGGGCGAAATGGATCATTTGGTCATGACGTTTATGACGAAGGTGGAGCTGAGGTCGCTCGT ATTTACCATCAGCGGTTTGGTCAACTTTCATAAGCCTTCCTCACAAGGGCGCAGGTCAACAGAGTTCTGGAAAGAAGGCTTGAAGATCTTACAAACAT gGGACTCTTCGACGGCTGGCATTCCATACGGCGCCCCTGTTCCTCTAAACGTGGCGATCAAGCAGCGAGCCTGGCGGACAGAGGCTCAAGCATACTTGAATGTTCTCTTGGGGTTGGTGGCAGCGAGTCACTGCCAATGGTCAGATGTTAAACAAATGGTCCAAACTCTTGGGTCTCTTGTCTCGCCCTCAACGCAGCCTACTGTGAGATTACTCGCCATCTATCTGAAGGGTGTATATTTCCAAGGCATTGGCCAACTTCAGCAAGCTCTCGACATCTTCTTAAATAACCAATTTGCAGTCCAGCAACAGGGAAGCACTGGTATCAAAGCCGGACACCAAGaaattgctcttcttgcaGGACTGAACAGGCTCTGGATTATGCAGCACCCTTCTTGTCGAAATGACCAGACAACGCAAGATTTAatcgagcagcttcagcctcacTGCACTAACCACACCAACATTGATCTCCGAACCGCTTGGCACAACGTCATGGCCGCCATAGTGACGGACCCTCCCCAGCAACTCAaccagcaaaagcagcacatacacgccgccatggcagGCTCCAAGGTCACTAGTAACGTCTTGGGAGCTGCCGTCACGCTGTGCATCATGCGGAGCCGCTTCTTCGAAAACGTCATTGGCGAGCAGGCTCTGAAGAGCGCCCGAGCGGCGGCCAAGCAGGCACAGAGGAGCGGCAACGTCCTGTGGCAGAGCGTCGCTGATGGCATGCTGGCGCAATCGTATGAGGTACAGGGGCACAGAGACGAGGCTAAACAGGAGTGGGACAAGGCGACAGAGGAAGCTAGAGACGCGTTTTCTCGAAGTCTATGA
- a CDS encoding uncharacterized protein (EggNog:ENOG41): MSFRGTLPSGQAYPGHDEQQQQQQQQQQQHHHLNQHHQQQQQQMYGHPAGAYFSPQMQQQMAQPQSQNQQQQQFQHHGQQSMYAGGMGHEQQFYHHQNPQRQPQHGMYMQPQQFQQPAHQHQPPMSAYNVGFNGYPEYNASAQVGGHQGHHLQQATNQYLPPSNVWQQHHQQPQQQPQQQQPQRQQMTPQPMQHQPLPNQRLPHQPLPHQALQQQQQQHQQQQHHSMQQPLQQVHRQQQHQPSPVYHSQSPAPSLPPQPSPIRTPAPPPPRPQATPQPSQYHSPVPQPSPQREQQRPQQGEQQQQQQYRQPTPQQQHQQQPRQQSHTPVPQQQTPVPVPQQQPPIPQSQPPIPQSQPLIPPQSQIPAPQPTQSVEQQPQQDVPPDPPQQPQFVHPSELQQEPVHYVNMQDIQKQPSMTYLPISTATLSNIPVASHEKPKESIVKPPPPSAAPIKQEKQEDGSIPTRVLQQAPDGRIKPSPHSSMTNSPSLSMRSPSITKKSPAITPKPRPVNTAPLMIAIAEECLEKARIASHDVAMALCPNQVSEYQELIATALSCLEAALQGNNQLAPREEARVRLRYAALLQEETENLMEAETALAKGITLCDKHRLFDLKYCMQYLMLKVLFQRNHKAALKAVDGHISNCEVFKHVQWYYAFRLLKASFYLGVGITDAGALENIRSIQNVANTRGDTALSVLASLIEGFTLLKTAKDGNMEKIQACIAQVAKYQFDPSVQITQLTMLTLLLEVAASLHHQNPDHTAQKLRQLQTCLDDCEDWHNVKSDFLVPIKKELSAAKTVSGDTQAILRLGEGEGEMDHLVMTFMTKVELRSLVFTISGLVNFHKPSSQGRRSTEFWKEGLKILQTCNFTCRDAFSLEANPTNSLSLSL, encoded by the exons ATGTCGTTCCGAGGGACGCTGCCTTCGGGACAGGCCTATCCAGGCCACGatgaacagcagcagcagcagcagcagcaacagcagcaacatcatcacctgaatcagcatcaccagcagcagcagcagcagatgtaCGGCCACCCGGCTGGGGCCTACTTCTCGCCGCAGATGCAACAGCAGATGGCGCAGCCGCAGAGCcagaaccagcagcagcagcagttccaACACCATGGCCAGCAGTCCATGTATGCGGGCGGCATGGGCCACGAGCAGCAGTTCTATCACCACCAGAAcccgcagcggcagcctcagcacggcatgtacatgcagccgcagcagttCCAGCAGCCGGCGCATCAGCACCAACCGCCAATGTCGGCATACAACGTTGGCTTCAACGGGTACCCCGAGTACAATGCTTCAGCGCAAGTCGgaggccaccaaggccatcatTTGCAGCAGGCGACGAACCAATATCTACCGCCGAGTAACGTATGgcaacagcatcatcagcagccgcaacagcagccgcaacagcaacagccccagcggcagcagatgACACCGCAGCCGATGCAGCATCAGCCTCTTCCCAACCAACGTCTTCCGCACCAACCTCTCCCTCATCAggctttgcagcagcaacaacaacaacaccagcagcaacagcaccattcgatgcagcagcctctccaaCAGGTCCAtcggcaacaacaacatcaaccatCTCCTGTATATCATTCGCAGTCGCCCGCGCCGTCTCTTCCACCACAGCCATCGCCTATTCGAActcccgcgccgccgcccccACGACCGCAAGCTACTCCCCAGCCGTCACAATACCATTCACCTGTGCCTCAGCCGTCGCCGCAGAGAGAGCAACAGCGACCGCAGCaaggagagcagcagcagcaacaacaatatCGACAGCCTactccgcagcagcagcatcagcagcaaccgCGGCAGCAGTCGCATACTCCCgtgcctcagcagcagactCCTGTACCTGTACCCCAACAGCAACCTCCCATACCTCAGTCGCAACCTCCTATACCTCAGTCGCAGCCTCTTATACCTCCTCAGTCGCAAATTCCCGCCCCTCAGCCGACCCAGAGCGTTgaacagcagcctcagcaagATGTACCTCCCGATCCTCCGCAGCAACCTCAATTCGTTCATCCCTCAGAGCTCCAGCAGGAACCGGTACACTATGTCAATATGCAAGATATTCAAAAACAGCCGTCGATGACCTATTTACCTATATCAACGGCGACGTTATCGAATATCCCGGTTGCCAGCCATGAAAAGCCTAAAGAGTCTATTGTCAAGCCGCCACCTCCCAGTGCAGCTCCAATCAAGCAAGAGAAGCAGGAAGATGGCTCTATACCGACTCGGGTACTTCAACAAGCGCCCGATGGTCGCATTAAACCCAGTCCACACTCTTCAATGACAAACTCACCCTCGCTTTCCATGAGATCTCCGAGTATCACGAAGAAGTCACCTGCAATAACACCTAAACCTCGACCTGTCAACACAGCACCCTTAATGATAGCCATTGCAGAAGAGTGCCTTGAAAAAGCGCGAATCGCCTCGCACGATGTAGCCATGGCGTTGTGTCCAAACCAAGTGAGCGAGTACCAGGAGTTAATAGCAACGGCGCTATCGTGTCTAGAGGCTGCTTTGCAAGGCAACAACCAACTTGCGCCGCGAGAGGAGGCGCGTGTACGATTGCGATATGCTGCGCTTTTACAGGAAGAGACGGAGAATTTAATGGAGGCTGAGACAGCTTTGGCAAAGGGAATTACGCTTTGCGACAAG CACCGTTTGTTTGATTTAAAGTATTGCATGCAGTATCTCATGTTGAAGGTCTTATTCCAGAGGAATCATAAAGCGGCATTAAAAGCGGTAGACGGTCACATTTCTAATTGCGAAGT ATTTAAACATGTACAGTGGTATTACGCCTTTCGGTTATTAAAAGCTTCCTTTTATCTTGGTGTTGGGATTACAGACGCTGGTGCCCTCGAAAACATACGATCTATTCAAAATGTCGCCAATACCAGAGGCGACACTGCGCTCTCTGTTCTCGCCTCACTAATAGAGGGCTTCACTCTTCTCAAGACGGCCAAGGACGGCAACATGGAAAAGATACAAGCCTGCATCGCACAGGTCGCCAAATATCAATTTGACCCATCAGTGCAGATAACGCAGCTCACCATGTTGACTCTGCTACTAGAAGTTGCTGCAAGCCTGCATCATCAGAACCCGGACCACACAGCCCAGAAATTACGGCAGCTACAGACGTGCCTAGATGACTGCGAGGACTGGCATAATGTCAAATCTGATTTTCTGGTACCGATCAAGAAGGAGTTGTCTGCAGCCAAGACTGTAAGCGGTGACACTCAGGCGATTCTTCGCTTGGGCGAAGGTGAGGGCGAAATGGATCATTTGGTCATGACGTTTATGACGAAGGTGGAGCTGAGGTCGCTCGT ATTTACCATCAGCGGTTTGGTCAACTTTCATAAGCCTTCCTCACAAGGGCGCAGGTCAACAGAGTTCTGGAAAGAAGGCTTGAAGATCTTACAAACATGTAACTTTACCTGCCGAGACGCATTCTCTCTAGAGGCAAATCCCACtaactctctctctctctctctctag
- a CDS encoding uncharacterized protein (EggNog:ENOG41), translating into MPRPNHWWNAVIVDDEWRMIDACLASSSNPKRALYSSLSGPSADLWWFLARPTEICWTHVPEHHDQQHIVPPVAYDTLLNLPCACPAYFKNGLELVDFNTSLTRIEDLEMVHIMFNVPSDVEIAAEVEARAFTKDNDGDLFESGDIVKKKALAQAEWFNGVKRYTVKALLPGDEGQGVLKVYAGKRGLMQSIKDIPHPLAFTLPIIHTGENPPYEFVTRHPTPHAQRHDIYVVQPQCQQLALNNTFVFAIRQHPSSLSGSAQSALTPASNPGSTSPVPFARPSSAMSVNASSASGSSASGTVAGKKPAKLAIQTPGGKILRLMRKEDRKGISVGSRTPDEEVSDGGTWETIIKCSEKGIWRGLVLADRTARWCVFAEWTCVG; encoded by the coding sequence ATGCCCAGGCCGAATCACTGGTGGAACGCAGTCATTGTTGACGATGAATGGCGCATGATCGATGCTTGCCTCGCAAGCTCCTCCAACCCCAAGCGCGCTCTTTATTCGAGCCTAAGCGGGCCGTCGGCGGATCTCTGGTGGTTCCTCGCACGACCGACAGAGATCTGCTGGACTCATGTGCCAGAGCACCACGACCAGCAACATATTGTGCCTCCGGTGGCCTATGATACGCTATTGAATCTGCCATGCGCATGCCCGGCGTATTTCAAGAATGGACTCGAATTGGTGGATTTCAACACCAGCCTGACGAGGATAGAAGACCTCGAAATGGTCCACATCATGTTCAACGTGCCGAGCGATGTTGAAATCGCGGCCGAGGTTGAAGCACGGGCTTTCACCAAGGATAACGATGGCGATCTGTTTGAGAGTGGCGATATtgtcaagaaaaaggccttgGCGCAGGCTGAGTGGTTCAACGGCGTGAAACGCTACACAGTAAAGGCGCTTCTGCCCGGCGATGAAGGCCAGGGCGTTTTAAAGGTTTATGCTGGCAAAAGGGGCTTGATGCAGAGTATCAAAGATATTCCTCATCCTCTGGCCTTTACTCTCCCCATCATCCACACTGGTGAGAATCCACCATATGAATTTGTCACACGACATCCGACGCCCCACGCACAAAGGCACGACATCTATGTTGTCCAGCCTCAATGTCAGCAATTGGCTCTCAACAATACCTttgtctttgccatcagGCAGCACCCCAGCTCCCTTTCAGGTAGCGCACAATCAGCTCTCACGCCAGCATCAAACCCTGGATCGACAAGCCCTGTGCCTTTTGCTCGACCATCATCTGCGATGAGCGTCAACGCTTCTAGTGCAAGCGGTAGTTCGGCTAGCGGCACTGTTGCGGGAAAGAAGCCAGCTAAGCTGGCAATTCAGACACCAGGAGGCAAGATTCTCCGTCTTATGAGGAAAGAAGACCGCAAAGGGATCAGCGTTGGATCGAGGACCCCGGACGAGGAAGTTAGCGACGGTGGTACCTGGGAGACAATCATCAAGTGCTCCGAAAAGGGCATTTGGAGAGGTCTCGTTCTTGCAGACCGCACCGCGCGATGGTGCGTGTTTGCTGAATGGACATGTGTTGGTTAA